The following are encoded together in the Oncorhynchus gorbuscha isolate QuinsamMale2020 ecotype Even-year linkage group LG03, OgorEven_v1.0, whole genome shotgun sequence genome:
- the LOC124031602 gene encoding transcriptional enhancer factor TEF-5-like isoform X1 has protein sequence MDGDAEGVWSPDIEQSFQEALAIYPPCGRRKIILSDEGKMYGRNELIARYIKLRTGKTRTRKQVSSHIQVLARKKVREYQAGIKVSSHLQVLARRKSREIQSKLKAMNLDQASKDKALQNMAALSSAQIVSPSLIKSQLPPLPHSPYPPQARFWPGPIPGQPGPSQELVLELNPGRIPGLGRNSYAIKPFAQSPYPNLPGPAPPPISTYEPLAPPLPPAATAVPVWQDRTIASSKLRMLEYSAFMEVQRDPDNYSKHLFVHIGQTNPSYSDPLLEAVDIRQIYDKFPEKKGGLKELYEKGPQNAFFLVKFWADLNSSGMQDGPGSFYGVSSQYSSSENMTITVSTKVCSFGKQVVEKVETEYARMEGGKCVYRIHRSPMCEYMINFIHKLKHLPEKYMMNSVLENFTILQVVTNRDTQETLLCIAFVFEVSTSEHGAQYHVYRLVKD, from the exons ATGGACGGGGACGCCGAGGGGGTGTGGAGCCCAGACATAGAGCAGAGCTTCCAGGAGGCCCTGGCCATCTACCCCCCCTGTGGACGGAGGAAAATCATCCTCTCAGACGAAGGCAAGATGTACG GTCGCAATGAGTTGATAGCCAGGTACATCAAGCTGAGGACAGGCAAAACCCGCACAAGAAAGCAG GTATCTAGTCACATACAGGTGTTAGCACGGAAGAAAGTTCGAGAATACCAAGCAGGTATCAAG GTTTCTAGCCATTTGCAAGTTCTCGCCCGGAGAAAATCTCGCGAGATCCAGTCAAAGCTGAAG GCCATGAATTTG GACCAGGCGTCTAAAGACAAGGCCCTCCAGAACATGGCAGCACTGTCGTCTGCTCAGATTGTGTCACCGAGCCTGATCAAGAGCCAGCTACCCCCGCTGCCCCATTCCCCCTACCCCCCGCAAGCCAGG TTTTGGCCAGGCCCTATCCCAGGACAACCTGGCCCCTCTCAGGA GCTGGTTCTAGAGCTCAACCCGGGAAGGATTCCTGGGCTTGGCCGCAACAGCTATGC TATCAAACCTTTTGCACAGTCCCCATACCCAAACCTACCAGGCCCTGCTCCCCCACCTATATCAA cctATGAACCCTTGGCACCCCCCCTTCCCCCGGCTGCGACGGCAGTACCCGTGTGGCAGGACCGGACCATCGCCTCCTCCAAGCTGCGGATGCTAGAGTACTCTGCCTTTATGGAGGTGCAGAGGGACCCGGACAAC TACAGCAAACACCTGTTTGTCCACATTGGTCAGACCAACCCTTCCTACAGCGACCCTCTGCTGGAGGCAGTGGACATAAGGCAGATCTACGACAAGTTCCCAGAGAAGAAAGGCGGACTCAAAGAGCTTTATGAGAAAGGCCCCCAGAATGCCTTTTTCCTAGTCAAATTTTGG GCGGATCTTAACAGCAGTGGCATGCAGGACGGCCCAGGCTCATTCTATGGAGTCAGTAGCCAGTACAGCAGCTCTGAGAACATGACCATCACCGTCTCCACCAAAGTCTGCTCCTTCGGCAAACAGGTGGTCGAGAAAGTAGAG ACGGAGTACGCCCGAATGGAAGGAGGGAAGTGTGTCTACAGAATCCACCGCTCTCCCATGTGCGAGTACATGATCAACTTTATCCACAAGCTCAAACACCTGCCAGAAAAATACATGATGAATAGTGTTCTGGAAAACTTTACCATCCTTCAG GTGGTGACAAACCGTGATACTCAGGAGACCTTGCTGTGTATAGCGTTTGTGTTTGAGGTCTCAACGAGTGAACACGGGGCACAGTACCACGTCTACAGGCTTGTCAAAGACTGA
- the LOC124031602 gene encoding transcriptional enhancer factor TEF-5-like isoform X2 codes for MDGDAEGVWSPDIEQSFQEALAIYPPCGRRKIILSDEGKMYGRNELIARYIKLRTGKTRTRKQVSSHIQVLARKKVREYQAGIKVSSHLQVLARRKSREIQSKLKDQASKDKALQNMAALSSAQIVSPSLIKSQLPPLPHSPYPPQARFWPGPIPGQPGPSQELVLELNPGRIPGLGRNSYAIKPFAQSPYPNLPGPAPPPISTYEPLAPPLPPAATAVPVWQDRTIASSKLRMLEYSAFMEVQRDPDNYSKHLFVHIGQTNPSYSDPLLEAVDIRQIYDKFPEKKGGLKELYEKGPQNAFFLVKFWADLNSSGMQDGPGSFYGVSSQYSSSENMTITVSTKVCSFGKQVVEKVETEYARMEGGKCVYRIHRSPMCEYMINFIHKLKHLPEKYMMNSVLENFTILQVVTNRDTQETLLCIAFVFEVSTSEHGAQYHVYRLVKD; via the exons ATGGACGGGGACGCCGAGGGGGTGTGGAGCCCAGACATAGAGCAGAGCTTCCAGGAGGCCCTGGCCATCTACCCCCCCTGTGGACGGAGGAAAATCATCCTCTCAGACGAAGGCAAGATGTACG GTCGCAATGAGTTGATAGCCAGGTACATCAAGCTGAGGACAGGCAAAACCCGCACAAGAAAGCAG GTATCTAGTCACATACAGGTGTTAGCACGGAAGAAAGTTCGAGAATACCAAGCAGGTATCAAG GTTTCTAGCCATTTGCAAGTTCTCGCCCGGAGAAAATCTCGCGAGATCCAGTCAAAGCTGAAG GACCAGGCGTCTAAAGACAAGGCCCTCCAGAACATGGCAGCACTGTCGTCTGCTCAGATTGTGTCACCGAGCCTGATCAAGAGCCAGCTACCCCCGCTGCCCCATTCCCCCTACCCCCCGCAAGCCAGG TTTTGGCCAGGCCCTATCCCAGGACAACCTGGCCCCTCTCAGGA GCTGGTTCTAGAGCTCAACCCGGGAAGGATTCCTGGGCTTGGCCGCAACAGCTATGC TATCAAACCTTTTGCACAGTCCCCATACCCAAACCTACCAGGCCCTGCTCCCCCACCTATATCAA cctATGAACCCTTGGCACCCCCCCTTCCCCCGGCTGCGACGGCAGTACCCGTGTGGCAGGACCGGACCATCGCCTCCTCCAAGCTGCGGATGCTAGAGTACTCTGCCTTTATGGAGGTGCAGAGGGACCCGGACAAC TACAGCAAACACCTGTTTGTCCACATTGGTCAGACCAACCCTTCCTACAGCGACCCTCTGCTGGAGGCAGTGGACATAAGGCAGATCTACGACAAGTTCCCAGAGAAGAAAGGCGGACTCAAAGAGCTTTATGAGAAAGGCCCCCAGAATGCCTTTTTCCTAGTCAAATTTTGG GCGGATCTTAACAGCAGTGGCATGCAGGACGGCCCAGGCTCATTCTATGGAGTCAGTAGCCAGTACAGCAGCTCTGAGAACATGACCATCACCGTCTCCACCAAAGTCTGCTCCTTCGGCAAACAGGTGGTCGAGAAAGTAGAG ACGGAGTACGCCCGAATGGAAGGAGGGAAGTGTGTCTACAGAATCCACCGCTCTCCCATGTGCGAGTACATGATCAACTTTATCCACAAGCTCAAACACCTGCCAGAAAAATACATGATGAATAGTGTTCTGGAAAACTTTACCATCCTTCAG GTGGTGACAAACCGTGATACTCAGGAGACCTTGCTGTGTATAGCGTTTGTGTTTGAGGTCTCAACGAGTGAACACGGGGCACAGTACCACGTCTACAGGCTTGTCAAAGACTGA
- the LOC124031602 gene encoding transcriptional enhancer factor TEF-5-like isoform X4 encodes MDGDAEGVWSPDIEQSFQEALAIYPPCGRRKIILSDEGKMYGRNELIARYIKLRTGKTRTRKQVSSHIQVLARKKVREYQAGIKAMNLDQASKDKALQNMAALSSAQIVSPSLIKSQLPPLPHSPYPPQARFWPGPIPGQPGPSQELVLELNPGRIPGLGRNSYAIKPFAQSPYPNLPGPAPPPISTYEPLAPPLPPAATAVPVWQDRTIASSKLRMLEYSAFMEVQRDPDNYSKHLFVHIGQTNPSYSDPLLEAVDIRQIYDKFPEKKGGLKELYEKGPQNAFFLVKFWADLNSSGMQDGPGSFYGVSSQYSSSENMTITVSTKVCSFGKQVVEKVETEYARMEGGKCVYRIHRSPMCEYMINFIHKLKHLPEKYMMNSVLENFTILQVVTNRDTQETLLCIAFVFEVSTSEHGAQYHVYRLVKD; translated from the exons ATGGACGGGGACGCCGAGGGGGTGTGGAGCCCAGACATAGAGCAGAGCTTCCAGGAGGCCCTGGCCATCTACCCCCCCTGTGGACGGAGGAAAATCATCCTCTCAGACGAAGGCAAGATGTACG GTCGCAATGAGTTGATAGCCAGGTACATCAAGCTGAGGACAGGCAAAACCCGCACAAGAAAGCAG GTATCTAGTCACATACAGGTGTTAGCACGGAAGAAAGTTCGAGAATACCAAGCAGGTATCAAG GCCATGAATTTG GACCAGGCGTCTAAAGACAAGGCCCTCCAGAACATGGCAGCACTGTCGTCTGCTCAGATTGTGTCACCGAGCCTGATCAAGAGCCAGCTACCCCCGCTGCCCCATTCCCCCTACCCCCCGCAAGCCAGG TTTTGGCCAGGCCCTATCCCAGGACAACCTGGCCCCTCTCAGGA GCTGGTTCTAGAGCTCAACCCGGGAAGGATTCCTGGGCTTGGCCGCAACAGCTATGC TATCAAACCTTTTGCACAGTCCCCATACCCAAACCTACCAGGCCCTGCTCCCCCACCTATATCAA cctATGAACCCTTGGCACCCCCCCTTCCCCCGGCTGCGACGGCAGTACCCGTGTGGCAGGACCGGACCATCGCCTCCTCCAAGCTGCGGATGCTAGAGTACTCTGCCTTTATGGAGGTGCAGAGGGACCCGGACAAC TACAGCAAACACCTGTTTGTCCACATTGGTCAGACCAACCCTTCCTACAGCGACCCTCTGCTGGAGGCAGTGGACATAAGGCAGATCTACGACAAGTTCCCAGAGAAGAAAGGCGGACTCAAAGAGCTTTATGAGAAAGGCCCCCAGAATGCCTTTTTCCTAGTCAAATTTTGG GCGGATCTTAACAGCAGTGGCATGCAGGACGGCCCAGGCTCATTCTATGGAGTCAGTAGCCAGTACAGCAGCTCTGAGAACATGACCATCACCGTCTCCACCAAAGTCTGCTCCTTCGGCAAACAGGTGGTCGAGAAAGTAGAG ACGGAGTACGCCCGAATGGAAGGAGGGAAGTGTGTCTACAGAATCCACCGCTCTCCCATGTGCGAGTACATGATCAACTTTATCCACAAGCTCAAACACCTGCCAGAAAAATACATGATGAATAGTGTTCTGGAAAACTTTACCATCCTTCAG GTGGTGACAAACCGTGATACTCAGGAGACCTTGCTGTGTATAGCGTTTGTGTTTGAGGTCTCAACGAGTGAACACGGGGCACAGTACCACGTCTACAGGCTTGTCAAAGACTGA
- the LOC124031602 gene encoding transcriptional enhancer factor TEF-5-like isoform X5: MDGDAEGVWSPDIEQSFQEALAIYPPCGRRKIILSDEGKMYGRNELIARYIKLRTGKTRTRKQVSSHLQVLARRKSREIQSKLKAMNLDQASKDKALQNMAALSSAQIVSPSLIKSQLPPLPHSPYPPQARFWPGPIPGQPGPSQELVLELNPGRIPGLGRNSYAIKPFAQSPYPNLPGPAPPPISTYEPLAPPLPPAATAVPVWQDRTIASSKLRMLEYSAFMEVQRDPDNYSKHLFVHIGQTNPSYSDPLLEAVDIRQIYDKFPEKKGGLKELYEKGPQNAFFLVKFWADLNSSGMQDGPGSFYGVSSQYSSSENMTITVSTKVCSFGKQVVEKVETEYARMEGGKCVYRIHRSPMCEYMINFIHKLKHLPEKYMMNSVLENFTILQVVTNRDTQETLLCIAFVFEVSTSEHGAQYHVYRLVKD; this comes from the exons ATGGACGGGGACGCCGAGGGGGTGTGGAGCCCAGACATAGAGCAGAGCTTCCAGGAGGCCCTGGCCATCTACCCCCCCTGTGGACGGAGGAAAATCATCCTCTCAGACGAAGGCAAGATGTACG GTCGCAATGAGTTGATAGCCAGGTACATCAAGCTGAGGACAGGCAAAACCCGCACAAGAAAGCAG GTTTCTAGCCATTTGCAAGTTCTCGCCCGGAGAAAATCTCGCGAGATCCAGTCAAAGCTGAAG GCCATGAATTTG GACCAGGCGTCTAAAGACAAGGCCCTCCAGAACATGGCAGCACTGTCGTCTGCTCAGATTGTGTCACCGAGCCTGATCAAGAGCCAGCTACCCCCGCTGCCCCATTCCCCCTACCCCCCGCAAGCCAGG TTTTGGCCAGGCCCTATCCCAGGACAACCTGGCCCCTCTCAGGA GCTGGTTCTAGAGCTCAACCCGGGAAGGATTCCTGGGCTTGGCCGCAACAGCTATGC TATCAAACCTTTTGCACAGTCCCCATACCCAAACCTACCAGGCCCTGCTCCCCCACCTATATCAA cctATGAACCCTTGGCACCCCCCCTTCCCCCGGCTGCGACGGCAGTACCCGTGTGGCAGGACCGGACCATCGCCTCCTCCAAGCTGCGGATGCTAGAGTACTCTGCCTTTATGGAGGTGCAGAGGGACCCGGACAAC TACAGCAAACACCTGTTTGTCCACATTGGTCAGACCAACCCTTCCTACAGCGACCCTCTGCTGGAGGCAGTGGACATAAGGCAGATCTACGACAAGTTCCCAGAGAAGAAAGGCGGACTCAAAGAGCTTTATGAGAAAGGCCCCCAGAATGCCTTTTTCCTAGTCAAATTTTGG GCGGATCTTAACAGCAGTGGCATGCAGGACGGCCCAGGCTCATTCTATGGAGTCAGTAGCCAGTACAGCAGCTCTGAGAACATGACCATCACCGTCTCCACCAAAGTCTGCTCCTTCGGCAAACAGGTGGTCGAGAAAGTAGAG ACGGAGTACGCCCGAATGGAAGGAGGGAAGTGTGTCTACAGAATCCACCGCTCTCCCATGTGCGAGTACATGATCAACTTTATCCACAAGCTCAAACACCTGCCAGAAAAATACATGATGAATAGTGTTCTGGAAAACTTTACCATCCTTCAG GTGGTGACAAACCGTGATACTCAGGAGACCTTGCTGTGTATAGCGTTTGTGTTTGAGGTCTCAACGAGTGAACACGGGGCACAGTACCACGTCTACAGGCTTGTCAAAGACTGA
- the LOC124031602 gene encoding transcriptional enhancer factor TEF-5-like isoform X6 produces MDGDAEGVWSPDIEQSFQEALAIYPPCGRRKIILSDEGKMYGRNELIARYIKLRTGKTRTRKQVSSHLQVLARRKSREIQSKLKDQASKDKALQNMAALSSAQIVSPSLIKSQLPPLPHSPYPPQARFWPGPIPGQPGPSQELVLELNPGRIPGLGRNSYAIKPFAQSPYPNLPGPAPPPISTYEPLAPPLPPAATAVPVWQDRTIASSKLRMLEYSAFMEVQRDPDNYSKHLFVHIGQTNPSYSDPLLEAVDIRQIYDKFPEKKGGLKELYEKGPQNAFFLVKFWADLNSSGMQDGPGSFYGVSSQYSSSENMTITVSTKVCSFGKQVVEKVETEYARMEGGKCVYRIHRSPMCEYMINFIHKLKHLPEKYMMNSVLENFTILQVVTNRDTQETLLCIAFVFEVSTSEHGAQYHVYRLVKD; encoded by the exons ATGGACGGGGACGCCGAGGGGGTGTGGAGCCCAGACATAGAGCAGAGCTTCCAGGAGGCCCTGGCCATCTACCCCCCCTGTGGACGGAGGAAAATCATCCTCTCAGACGAAGGCAAGATGTACG GTCGCAATGAGTTGATAGCCAGGTACATCAAGCTGAGGACAGGCAAAACCCGCACAAGAAAGCAG GTTTCTAGCCATTTGCAAGTTCTCGCCCGGAGAAAATCTCGCGAGATCCAGTCAAAGCTGAAG GACCAGGCGTCTAAAGACAAGGCCCTCCAGAACATGGCAGCACTGTCGTCTGCTCAGATTGTGTCACCGAGCCTGATCAAGAGCCAGCTACCCCCGCTGCCCCATTCCCCCTACCCCCCGCAAGCCAGG TTTTGGCCAGGCCCTATCCCAGGACAACCTGGCCCCTCTCAGGA GCTGGTTCTAGAGCTCAACCCGGGAAGGATTCCTGGGCTTGGCCGCAACAGCTATGC TATCAAACCTTTTGCACAGTCCCCATACCCAAACCTACCAGGCCCTGCTCCCCCACCTATATCAA cctATGAACCCTTGGCACCCCCCCTTCCCCCGGCTGCGACGGCAGTACCCGTGTGGCAGGACCGGACCATCGCCTCCTCCAAGCTGCGGATGCTAGAGTACTCTGCCTTTATGGAGGTGCAGAGGGACCCGGACAAC TACAGCAAACACCTGTTTGTCCACATTGGTCAGACCAACCCTTCCTACAGCGACCCTCTGCTGGAGGCAGTGGACATAAGGCAGATCTACGACAAGTTCCCAGAGAAGAAAGGCGGACTCAAAGAGCTTTATGAGAAAGGCCCCCAGAATGCCTTTTTCCTAGTCAAATTTTGG GCGGATCTTAACAGCAGTGGCATGCAGGACGGCCCAGGCTCATTCTATGGAGTCAGTAGCCAGTACAGCAGCTCTGAGAACATGACCATCACCGTCTCCACCAAAGTCTGCTCCTTCGGCAAACAGGTGGTCGAGAAAGTAGAG ACGGAGTACGCCCGAATGGAAGGAGGGAAGTGTGTCTACAGAATCCACCGCTCTCCCATGTGCGAGTACATGATCAACTTTATCCACAAGCTCAAACACCTGCCAGAAAAATACATGATGAATAGTGTTCTGGAAAACTTTACCATCCTTCAG GTGGTGACAAACCGTGATACTCAGGAGACCTTGCTGTGTATAGCGTTTGTGTTTGAGGTCTCAACGAGTGAACACGGGGCACAGTACCACGTCTACAGGCTTGTCAAAGACTGA
- the LOC124031602 gene encoding transcriptional enhancer factor TEF-5-like isoform X3 yields MDGDAEGVWSPDIEQSFQEALAIYPPCGRRKIILSDEGKMYGRNELIARYIKLRTGKTRTRKQVSSHIQVLARKKVREYQAGIKVSSHLQVLARRKSREIQSKLKAMNLDQASKDKALQNMAALSSAQIVSPSLIKSQLPPLPHSPYPPQARFWPGPIPGQPGPSQDIKPFAQSPYPNLPGPAPPPISTYEPLAPPLPPAATAVPVWQDRTIASSKLRMLEYSAFMEVQRDPDNYSKHLFVHIGQTNPSYSDPLLEAVDIRQIYDKFPEKKGGLKELYEKGPQNAFFLVKFWADLNSSGMQDGPGSFYGVSSQYSSSENMTITVSTKVCSFGKQVVEKVETEYARMEGGKCVYRIHRSPMCEYMINFIHKLKHLPEKYMMNSVLENFTILQVVTNRDTQETLLCIAFVFEVSTSEHGAQYHVYRLVKD; encoded by the exons ATGGACGGGGACGCCGAGGGGGTGTGGAGCCCAGACATAGAGCAGAGCTTCCAGGAGGCCCTGGCCATCTACCCCCCCTGTGGACGGAGGAAAATCATCCTCTCAGACGAAGGCAAGATGTACG GTCGCAATGAGTTGATAGCCAGGTACATCAAGCTGAGGACAGGCAAAACCCGCACAAGAAAGCAG GTATCTAGTCACATACAGGTGTTAGCACGGAAGAAAGTTCGAGAATACCAAGCAGGTATCAAG GTTTCTAGCCATTTGCAAGTTCTCGCCCGGAGAAAATCTCGCGAGATCCAGTCAAAGCTGAAG GCCATGAATTTG GACCAGGCGTCTAAAGACAAGGCCCTCCAGAACATGGCAGCACTGTCGTCTGCTCAGATTGTGTCACCGAGCCTGATCAAGAGCCAGCTACCCCCGCTGCCCCATTCCCCCTACCCCCCGCAAGCCAGG TTTTGGCCAGGCCCTATCCCAGGACAACCTGGCCCCTCTCAGGA TATCAAACCTTTTGCACAGTCCCCATACCCAAACCTACCAGGCCCTGCTCCCCCACCTATATCAA cctATGAACCCTTGGCACCCCCCCTTCCCCCGGCTGCGACGGCAGTACCCGTGTGGCAGGACCGGACCATCGCCTCCTCCAAGCTGCGGATGCTAGAGTACTCTGCCTTTATGGAGGTGCAGAGGGACCCGGACAAC TACAGCAAACACCTGTTTGTCCACATTGGTCAGACCAACCCTTCCTACAGCGACCCTCTGCTGGAGGCAGTGGACATAAGGCAGATCTACGACAAGTTCCCAGAGAAGAAAGGCGGACTCAAAGAGCTTTATGAGAAAGGCCCCCAGAATGCCTTTTTCCTAGTCAAATTTTGG GCGGATCTTAACAGCAGTGGCATGCAGGACGGCCCAGGCTCATTCTATGGAGTCAGTAGCCAGTACAGCAGCTCTGAGAACATGACCATCACCGTCTCCACCAAAGTCTGCTCCTTCGGCAAACAGGTGGTCGAGAAAGTAGAG ACGGAGTACGCCCGAATGGAAGGAGGGAAGTGTGTCTACAGAATCCACCGCTCTCCCATGTGCGAGTACATGATCAACTTTATCCACAAGCTCAAACACCTGCCAGAAAAATACATGATGAATAGTGTTCTGGAAAACTTTACCATCCTTCAG GTGGTGACAAACCGTGATACTCAGGAGACCTTGCTGTGTATAGCGTTTGTGTTTGAGGTCTCAACGAGTGAACACGGGGCACAGTACCACGTCTACAGGCTTGTCAAAGACTGA
- the LOC124031602 gene encoding transcriptional enhancer factor TEF-5-like isoform X7, whose translation MDGDAEGVWSPDIEQSFQEALAIYPPCGRRKIILSDEGKMYGRNELIARYIKLRTGKTRTRKQVSSHLQVLARRKSREIQSKLKDQASKDKALQNMAALSSAQIVSPSLIKSQLPPLPHSPYPPQARFWPGPIPGQPGPSQDIKPFAQSPYPNLPGPAPPPISTYEPLAPPLPPAATAVPVWQDRTIASSKLRMLEYSAFMEVQRDPDNYSKHLFVHIGQTNPSYSDPLLEAVDIRQIYDKFPEKKGGLKELYEKGPQNAFFLVKFWADLNSSGMQDGPGSFYGVSSQYSSSENMTITVSTKVCSFGKQVVEKVETEYARMEGGKCVYRIHRSPMCEYMINFIHKLKHLPEKYMMNSVLENFTILQVVTNRDTQETLLCIAFVFEVSTSEHGAQYHVYRLVKD comes from the exons ATGGACGGGGACGCCGAGGGGGTGTGGAGCCCAGACATAGAGCAGAGCTTCCAGGAGGCCCTGGCCATCTACCCCCCCTGTGGACGGAGGAAAATCATCCTCTCAGACGAAGGCAAGATGTACG GTCGCAATGAGTTGATAGCCAGGTACATCAAGCTGAGGACAGGCAAAACCCGCACAAGAAAGCAG GTTTCTAGCCATTTGCAAGTTCTCGCCCGGAGAAAATCTCGCGAGATCCAGTCAAAGCTGAAG GACCAGGCGTCTAAAGACAAGGCCCTCCAGAACATGGCAGCACTGTCGTCTGCTCAGATTGTGTCACCGAGCCTGATCAAGAGCCAGCTACCCCCGCTGCCCCATTCCCCCTACCCCCCGCAAGCCAGG TTTTGGCCAGGCCCTATCCCAGGACAACCTGGCCCCTCTCAGGA TATCAAACCTTTTGCACAGTCCCCATACCCAAACCTACCAGGCCCTGCTCCCCCACCTATATCAA cctATGAACCCTTGGCACCCCCCCTTCCCCCGGCTGCGACGGCAGTACCCGTGTGGCAGGACCGGACCATCGCCTCCTCCAAGCTGCGGATGCTAGAGTACTCTGCCTTTATGGAGGTGCAGAGGGACCCGGACAAC TACAGCAAACACCTGTTTGTCCACATTGGTCAGACCAACCCTTCCTACAGCGACCCTCTGCTGGAGGCAGTGGACATAAGGCAGATCTACGACAAGTTCCCAGAGAAGAAAGGCGGACTCAAAGAGCTTTATGAGAAAGGCCCCCAGAATGCCTTTTTCCTAGTCAAATTTTGG GCGGATCTTAACAGCAGTGGCATGCAGGACGGCCCAGGCTCATTCTATGGAGTCAGTAGCCAGTACAGCAGCTCTGAGAACATGACCATCACCGTCTCCACCAAAGTCTGCTCCTTCGGCAAACAGGTGGTCGAGAAAGTAGAG ACGGAGTACGCCCGAATGGAAGGAGGGAAGTGTGTCTACAGAATCCACCGCTCTCCCATGTGCGAGTACATGATCAACTTTATCCACAAGCTCAAACACCTGCCAGAAAAATACATGATGAATAGTGTTCTGGAAAACTTTACCATCCTTCAG GTGGTGACAAACCGTGATACTCAGGAGACCTTGCTGTGTATAGCGTTTGTGTTTGAGGTCTCAACGAGTGAACACGGGGCACAGTACCACGTCTACAGGCTTGTCAAAGACTGA